The genomic stretch TAACTGCCTTCCGGAATACAGGATTGTGACGGCGCGTTGTTCAGCCAGGCCCGCTCAACCACACAACACACCACGCTGCCGTCAGCCCGGTGGAGGGTGGAATAGGTGCCGTGGCTGAAATAGCGACGTTTAAGTACAAAATGTTTCATGGGTGATTTACTCCCGTTCACTCTGGCACTGGGTGCAATACTGGCAACCTGGTACCTTTTGGCGGCGTTTTTCGGGAATTGGGTCGCCACATTCGCCGCATTCTTGTGCGCTTTCCCGTTGTTGAGTTCGCTTAGCCCCTGCGAGTTGACGGGCAAGCGCCATTTGCTGGAATTGGGTTTCAACACCGCAGGCGTGGTCAATAGCATCTGGCATCGTGTCCCCTTCTTACTGAACCAGGTCTTCGGTTTCATCCGGACGCAGGTAAGGCACGCCGTTGATATTGATGAAATCCGGGCTGGTTACTTCAAAAGGCAGCTTGTGCAACAGAGCGCTGCCGCCATTGGTATCGATATCCAGCAAGTCAGAGATTTTCAGACGGCAA from Vibrio ostreae encodes the following:
- a CDS encoding TraR/DksA C4-type zinc finger protein encodes the protein MPDAIDHACGVETQFQQMALARQLAGAKRTQQRESAQECGECGDPIPEKRRQKVPGCQYCTQCQSERE